In one Geoglobus acetivorans genomic region, the following are encoded:
- a CDS encoding aconitase X catalytic domain-containing protein encodes MYLTKDEEMLLESENETVRKCMEILVALGEIYGAERLVEIKSAQISGISYGNIGDAGLEWLESLNARVAVKSYVNPAGMDIEKWREMGIGKEFYEKQMMVLSALKRLGVEMTLTCTPYYIDTPSYGDHLAWAESSAVIYANSVIGARTNRESGISALAAAIVGKTPMYGLHLKENRAPEIRVIVRGIEPAYAGYEVGKLVGASIPFVEFDRTLSKDELKAFGAALAASGGAGMFHVKGQTPEWEDFDILAEKIEVEPDVELGGCEPDLIAIGCPHLSPDELKEVYTLLERHGRVKREVWLFTSRSVMNEYAELVEKIRGFGVRVFADTCMVVSPASERFECVMVNSGKAFEYLPKLRGVKAIFGSVEECIRRAAE; translated from the coding sequence ATGTATCTCACGAAGGATGAAGAAATGCTGCTCGAAAGTGAGAACGAAACGGTAAGGAAGTGCATGGAAATTCTTGTGGCTCTTGGAGAGATATACGGGGCTGAAAGGCTCGTGGAGATAAAATCTGCACAAATTTCTGGAATTTCTTACGGGAATATTGGCGATGCCGGGCTTGAATGGCTTGAATCCCTGAACGCCAGAGTTGCGGTTAAGAGTTACGTGAATCCTGCGGGCATGGACATTGAGAAATGGCGAGAAATGGGTATTGGCAAGGAATTTTATGAAAAGCAGATGATGGTGCTCAGCGCTCTTAAGAGGCTGGGCGTAGAAATGACGCTTACATGCACTCCCTATTACATCGATACGCCCTCGTATGGGGACCACCTTGCATGGGCGGAAAGCTCTGCCGTGATTTATGCTAACTCCGTGATTGGGGCGAGAACCAACAGAGAGAGCGGAATTTCCGCCCTGGCCGCAGCGATTGTCGGTAAAACCCCGATGTATGGTTTGCATTTAAAGGAAAACAGGGCTCCGGAGATCAGAGTAATTGTCAGGGGGATTGAACCTGCGTATGCCGGATACGAGGTCGGGAAGCTGGTTGGTGCCAGCATCCCCTTTGTGGAGTTTGACAGAACGCTTTCTAAGGACGAACTCAAGGCGTTTGGTGCTGCACTGGCCGCAAGCGGTGGAGCAGGAATGTTCCATGTCAAGGGGCAGACCCCTGAATGGGAAGATTTCGATATTCTTGCAGAAAAAATCGAGGTCGAGCCGGATGTAGAGCTTGGAGGCTGTGAACCAGACCTCATAGCTATCGGATGTCCTCATTTATCACCTGATGAGCTTAAGGAGGTTTACACCCTTCTCGAGAGACATGGCAGGGTTAAAAGAGAGGTATGGCTCTTCACGTCGAGATCAGTAATGAATGAGTATGCTGAGCTTGTCGAAAAAATAAGAGGCTTTGGAGTCAGGGTTTTTGCGGATACGTGTATGGTTGTCTCACCGGCGAGTGAGAGGTTTGAATGTGTAATGGTCAATAGCGGAAAGGCTTTTGAGTATCTGCCCAAACTGAGGGGAGTAAAGGCCATTTTTGGCTCTGTTGAGGAATGCATAAGGAGGGCTGCCGAATGA
- the map gene encoding type II methionyl aminopeptidase has product MMEKHVEAGKILKTVREEAVKLIQPGTRMIEVAEFVENRIRELGAEPAFPCNISLNEDAAHCTPSKNDERVFKDGDLVKLDIGAHIEGYIADTAITIDLGDHEELVRCAEEALKNAIEIIEPGITTAEIGEAIENTAIDFGFRPVYNLTGHGFMPYIAHAPPSIYNYKTERGVKLEEGMIFAIEPFITPGKGRVVERSEVEIYSVISSRPVRMKMARELLSEVEKYRTLPFAKRWLSNPREIIISKLVRDGILRAYPVLSEVSGEPVSQAEHTVIVTESGAEIIT; this is encoded by the coding sequence ATGATGGAAAAGCATGTTGAGGCGGGAAAGATCCTGAAAACAGTTAGAGAAGAGGCGGTAAAGCTTATCCAACCAGGAACCAGAATGATTGAAGTTGCTGAGTTCGTGGAGAACAGAATAAGAGAACTCGGCGCAGAACCTGCGTTCCCGTGCAACATCTCGCTAAATGAAGATGCAGCACACTGCACGCCTTCAAAAAATGATGAGAGAGTATTTAAAGATGGAGACTTGGTTAAGCTGGACATTGGAGCTCATATCGAGGGCTATATCGCAGATACGGCAATAACCATCGATCTCGGAGATCATGAAGAGCTGGTAAGGTGTGCTGAAGAGGCACTTAAAAATGCCATCGAGATTATAGAGCCGGGAATAACCACGGCAGAAATAGGGGAGGCTATTGAGAACACCGCAATAGATTTCGGTTTCAGGCCTGTTTACAACCTAACGGGGCACGGTTTCATGCCTTACATCGCCCATGCCCCTCCGTCCATCTACAACTACAAAACAGAGAGAGGTGTGAAGCTGGAGGAAGGGATGATATTTGCCATCGAACCATTTATTACACCCGGAAAGGGAAGAGTCGTCGAAAGGAGTGAGGTCGAGATATATTCGGTTATTTCCAGCAGACCTGTAAGAATGAAAATGGCAAGAGAACTGCTCTCCGAGGTTGAGAAGTACAGAACGCTACCATTTGCGAAAAGGTGGCTTTCGAACCCAAGAGAAATAATAATATCGAAGCTCGTGAGGGATGGGATTTTGAGAGCATATCCCGTGCTTTCAGAGGTGAGCGGAGAACCCGTGAGCCAGGCAGAGCATACAGTAATTGTTACCGAGAGCGGAGCAGAGATCATAACTTGA
- a CDS encoding DUF126 domain-containing protein, whose product MKLRVRSISRGRAEGYAIVSKKPVSFLGDVNPETGVIVDSDSDIYGESIAGKIFVFPEGRGSTVGTYILLRMKKNGCAPAGIVMKKSEAIVAVGAIIAEIPLVDMPEASSFNMIRSGDFVRINADEGWIEIERED is encoded by the coding sequence ATGAAACTCAGAGTGAGGAGCATTTCAAGGGGCAGGGCTGAAGGTTATGCGATTGTTTCAAAAAAACCGGTATCCTTTCTGGGGGATGTCAATCCCGAAACCGGAGTAATTGTTGATTCGGACAGCGATATTTATGGTGAGAGCATAGCCGGGAAGATATTCGTCTTTCCTGAAGGCAGGGGATCTACTGTCGGCACGTACATCCTTCTGAGGATGAAAAAGAATGGATGCGCTCCTGCGGGGATTGTGATGAAAAAAAGCGAGGCTATTGTTGCTGTTGGCGCCATAATTGCGGAAATCCCGCTGGTGGATATGCCAGAAGCCAGCAGTTTCAACATGATTCGATCAGGGGATTTTGTCAGAATCAATGCTGATGAGGGGTGGATTGAAATTGAGAGAGAGGATTGA
- a CDS encoding NUDIX hydrolase: MRLHEMLANILDSTLEYVRTERIAAILIPIVNSEHPEIVMIKRKKTLSRSAGHIAFPGGMKDEDESPVDTALRETEEEIGVDAEEVEVLGFLTPQEVIEHRIKIHPVVGVIDKAEFVINDAEVDRVLVDRLDLVLKSRRIADWGPNFECDGELVWGASSRILDDLYMRIIRNFGGIDAFFERLG, translated from the coding sequence GTGAGATTGCATGAAATGCTTGCGAACATCCTGGATTCAACGCTCGAATATGTGAGAACCGAGAGAATTGCGGCAATACTCATACCGATTGTAAACTCGGAACATCCTGAGATTGTGATGATCAAGAGAAAAAAGACACTGAGCAGGAGCGCAGGACACATAGCCTTTCCCGGTGGGATGAAGGACGAAGATGAAAGCCCGGTGGATACAGCTTTGAGGGAAACTGAAGAGGAAATTGGTGTTGATGCTGAAGAGGTTGAGGTTCTTGGCTTTCTGACCCCTCAGGAGGTTATTGAGCACAGGATAAAAATTCACCCTGTGGTGGGCGTGATTGATAAAGCGGAATTTGTAATAAATGATGCCGAGGTTGACAGGGTTCTCGTCGACAGACTCGACCTCGTTCTCAAATCGAGACGAATTGCTGACTGGGGACCCAATTTCGAGTGCGACGGAGAACTGGTCTGGGGAGCATCGAGCAGAATACTGGATGACCTGTACATGAGGATAATCCGGAATTTTGGCGGCATAGATGCTTTTTTCGAGAGGCTCGGTTAG
- a CDS encoding FtsZ/tubulin family protein, whose amino-acid sequence MKLLTIGTGDAVWIADLFASRGARVNNISLFKTFAVVNSVDKLKSIRHVDDKRRFYTVFRDGDVDVRSAFNSILSFNELYEASLVVCDVEDEFSFYSAVRFGDELEVVTEEPRLCIAMIPELSDASSVSISLLRVKKLMNSFDYVFVFEKTPGFEHNLLKAFNVLSLVGEIDARKRLSGEVVVDTSDFLNSLSGDGVTVTGTSGEILPFKIIRRLRARSSSTTIAERTERMVRLYETSLTTIGARFEIESARKALVVFSGDPDEITMDGMFECIKAIERMNPEMLVRYGDYPIPNSREINIVTVFSGIKKFKL is encoded by the coding sequence ATGAAACTTCTGACCATAGGGACCGGGGATGCAGTGTGGATTGCAGATCTCTTTGCATCGAGGGGTGCGAGGGTAAACAACATCAGCCTTTTCAAGACGTTTGCAGTCGTGAACAGCGTTGATAAGCTCAAATCAATAAGGCACGTTGATGATAAGCGGAGATTTTACACCGTTTTCAGAGATGGAGATGTTGACGTCAGAAGCGCGTTCAACAGCATTCTCTCATTCAACGAGCTTTACGAAGCATCTCTGGTTGTATGCGATGTGGAGGATGAATTTTCCTTCTATTCAGCAGTGAGGTTTGGAGACGAGCTGGAAGTTGTAACCGAGGAGCCAAGGCTCTGCATCGCCATGATTCCTGAACTTTCGGATGCTTCAAGCGTCTCGATCTCTCTTCTGAGGGTGAAGAAACTGATGAATTCTTTCGACTATGTGTTTGTTTTTGAAAAAACACCCGGATTTGAGCACAACCTGCTCAAGGCGTTCAACGTGCTATCTCTCGTGGGCGAAATTGATGCAAGAAAACGGCTGAGCGGGGAGGTTGTCGTTGATACGAGTGACTTTCTCAATTCTCTTTCGGGGGACGGAGTAACAGTAACCGGGACTTCGGGAGAGATTCTGCCGTTCAAGATTATTAGAAGGCTGAGGGCAAGGAGTTCAAGCACGACAATTGCTGAAAGGACTGAAAGGATGGTCAGGCTTTATGAAACCTCGCTGACAACCATTGGAGCGAGATTTGAGATAGAAAGCGCGAGAAAAGCTCTTGTAGTTTTTTCAGGAGACCCTGATGAAATCACAATGGACGGAATGTTTGAATGCATAAAGGCGATTGAGCGGATGAATCCCGAAATGCTCGTCAGGTATGGAGACTACCCCATCCCGAATTCGAGAGAAATAAATATTGTCACTGTTTTTTCTGGCATAAAGAAGTTCAAGTTATGA
- a CDS encoding site-2 protease family protein — protein MKLRERIEKYFHVYHHERGDDFERYYVLPLVNLNSEEVQYLFQELSENYDVRLKTHFGEFILELKRRKESYRLNVILFIATFASITFTGSTFYGSFDLILGLKFAVALMFVLGSHEMGHFIASKRWGMKASLPYFIPFPTIIGTLGAVIRQRGVIKSRRALLEIGASGPLAGVVAALIVTYIGLKLPVPELSVEGGGGIMLGEPLLFRFVAGVAGFTGEYIHPVAFAGWVGMFVTALNLIPVGQLDGGHVMRAMLGNRADAISRIFPFVLLAAGYFFKDSGGIWFFWAILAFFFSMQRHPKPYDDSPLPLRYLFLGMVTFAVGILCFTPVPFKFVEGL, from the coding sequence TTGAAATTGAGAGAGAGGATTGAGAAGTATTTTCATGTTTACCATCATGAAAGGGGAGATGATTTTGAGAGGTATTATGTCCTGCCTCTTGTGAATCTCAATTCGGAGGAGGTGCAGTATCTCTTTCAGGAACTCTCTGAGAACTATGATGTGAGGTTGAAGACACATTTCGGTGAGTTCATTCTGGAACTGAAAAGGAGGAAGGAGAGTTACAGGTTGAACGTGATACTGTTCATCGCAACTTTTGCGAGCATCACGTTTACAGGATCCACGTTTTACGGCTCATTTGACTTAATTCTCGGTCTGAAATTTGCAGTTGCCCTTATGTTCGTTCTGGGAAGCCATGAGATGGGTCACTTCATCGCATCAAAGAGATGGGGGATGAAAGCGTCATTGCCCTACTTCATACCCTTTCCGACTATCATAGGTACCCTAGGTGCCGTAATCAGGCAGAGGGGTGTGATAAAGAGCAGGCGGGCATTGCTGGAGATAGGTGCTTCCGGTCCACTTGCCGGAGTCGTGGCGGCACTGATCGTCACCTATATAGGACTGAAACTGCCGGTTCCTGAACTGAGTGTTGAGGGTGGCGGTGGAATAATGCTCGGAGAGCCACTGCTCTTCAGATTCGTGGCAGGCGTTGCTGGATTTACCGGTGAGTACATTCATCCCGTCGCTTTTGCAGGCTGGGTGGGGATGTTTGTTACTGCTCTGAATCTAATCCCTGTTGGCCAGCTTGATGGAGGGCATGTGATGAGGGCGATGCTGGGAAACAGGGCTGATGCGATTTCGAGGATTTTTCCGTTTGTTCTGCTCGCTGCAGGATATTTCTTCAAGGATTCGGGGGGAATCTGGTTCTTCTGGGCAATACTGGCATTCTTCTTCTCGATGCAGAGGCATCCAAAGCCTTACGATGACAGTCCGCTGCCCCTGAGGTATCTCTTTCTCGGAATGGTAACGTTTGCGGTCGGGATTCTGTGCTTCACACCTGTCCCCTTCAAATTTGTGGAAGGCTTATAA
- a CDS encoding ribbon-helix-helix domain-containing protein: MVTEKGRLVIPVSLPEGLVKELDELVKKKVFSSRSEALRYGARLVVLLEKGVHAEAEDYAYEIIKERLERRVRDVSGH, encoded by the coding sequence ATGGTAACTGAGAAAGGAAGGCTTGTAATCCCGGTTTCCCTCCCTGAAGGTCTGGTTAAGGAACTTGATGAGCTCGTAAAAAAGAAAGTATTTTCTTCAAGGTCTGAAGCTCTCAGATACGGTGCAAGACTCGTGGTTCTCCTTGAGAAAGGAGTCCATGCAGAGGCTGAAGATTACGCATACGAAATAATCAAGGAAAGGCTTGAAAGGAGAGTCAGGGATGTATCCGGACACTGA
- a CDS encoding type II toxin-antitoxin system VapC family toxin, with product MYPDTDVILSQIKEKDWLKDIVKRKLESIDEEFVTSAITIVECQIVLVREFGRDEAVKVPERIKELGVMILPLSKEVLEISSDLLERYPKLNVFDSIHLAHVVHEGERILSTDRLFDEVENIVRVDPLK from the coding sequence ATGTATCCGGACACTGATGTCATACTATCTCAGATAAAGGAAAAAGACTGGCTCAAAGATATCGTGAAAAGAAAACTCGAATCCATAGATGAGGAGTTTGTTACCTCTGCGATTACAATCGTGGAGTGTCAGATTGTGCTCGTAAGAGAATTCGGAAGGGATGAGGCAGTGAAGGTTCCTGAAAGAATCAAAGAGCTTGGTGTCATGATCCTTCCCCTAAGCAAGGAAGTTCTTGAAATTTCATCTGACTTGCTTGAGAGGTATCCAAAACTGAATGTTTTTGATTCGATACATCTGGCTCATGTAGTCCATGAAGGTGAAAGAATACTATCAACCGACAGGCTGTTTGACGAAGTTGAAAATATTGTCAGGGTGGATCCCTTAAAGTGA
- the tatC gene encoding twin-arginine translocase subunit TatC, translated as MQPPEDRDMELREHLAELKDRVTKGIIPFFLATGAFFYFSDRILTFLWQQLFPEKDMVVYTPTEYMIARILISAFLAFLVTYPWIIYQIYLFMKPGLYPHEREFVRRLAPFSYVTFVIGVLFSYYIILPKLYSVTVVEYFGAEPFLSVRKALNNAVKLSLSVGLSFQIPVVTLIAVKLGLVSHRWLRDKRLVVYVVVFILATNLTLDFTGVTQMIVLAAVVVMYEISILIAKVFERDTQ; from the coding sequence GTGCAGCCACCTGAAGACCGGGACATGGAGCTGAGAGAACATCTTGCCGAACTGAAGGACAGGGTTACAAAGGGTATCATACCCTTTTTCCTGGCCACGGGAGCTTTTTTTTACTTTTCAGACAGAATACTGACATTCCTCTGGCAGCAGCTTTTCCCCGAAAAAGACATGGTCGTTTACACGCCTACCGAATACATGATTGCAAGAATTCTGATTTCCGCATTTCTCGCCTTTCTGGTAACATACCCCTGGATAATTTACCAGATATACCTGTTCATGAAGCCAGGACTCTATCCTCACGAGCGGGAGTTCGTCAGGAGGCTCGCACCATTCTCATACGTAACATTTGTAATAGGTGTTCTCTTTTCATACTACATAATTCTGCCAAAACTCTACAGCGTTACGGTTGTTGAGTACTTTGGTGCTGAGCCGTTTCTGTCAGTGAGAAAAGCTCTGAACAACGCGGTAAAGCTGTCCCTCTCCGTAGGGTTATCATTTCAGATTCCGGTTGTAACACTCATAGCCGTAAAGCTGGGGCTTGTCAGCCACAGGTGGCTGAGAGACAAACGACTGGTCGTGTATGTGGTCGTGTTCATCCTCGCCACAAACCTCACACTCGATTTTACAGGAGTTACCCAGATGATTGTGCTTGCGGCAGTTGTCGTGATGTATGAGATAAGTATATTAATAGCCAAGGTATTTGAGAGGGATACGCAATGA
- a CDS encoding M24 family metallopeptidase, whose protein sequence is MIFSLLRDRDAQFFIMYASSKNANFRYATKFWIPDPAFYMIGDDGTELLVVSEMEKKRAEKESRVREIASLNDLGFYEKIKEGKNAKEALTETYIELLKTHHARKILVPDDFPAFIYEKLAQNFDVDVVENPYADMRKIKTPEEIEHIRDVSNAIIDAFEFFLKLLEKERDSEKLRNRVEAYLYERGYLAQDTIIAGKASSAYPHDIGHGKVEGHVIFDIFPGSKKTGYHSDFTRTVVIEENREIEDMLMACIEAKNAAISMVKEGISGEDIHFRVCDILESYGYRTTRQKAREGFIHSTGHGVGLEVHEKPRIFDGGEELKAGMVITVEPGLYYEKVGGVRVEDAVVVKKGGCEILTKFEDYVRLGR, encoded by the coding sequence ATGATATTCTCTCTGCTGAGGGACAGAGATGCGCAGTTTTTCATAATGTATGCCAGCTCGAAAAACGCAAACTTTCGCTATGCCACAAAATTCTGGATTCCCGATCCCGCATTTTACATGATAGGTGATGATGGCACGGAGCTGCTCGTTGTGAGCGAGATGGAAAAAAAGAGGGCAGAAAAGGAGAGCAGAGTTAGAGAAATCGCAAGCCTGAACGATCTCGGATTCTACGAGAAAATAAAAGAGGGCAAAAACGCAAAAGAAGCCCTCACCGAGACATATATTGAGCTGCTCAAAACACATCATGCCAGAAAAATCTTAGTTCCGGATGATTTTCCTGCATTCATCTACGAAAAGCTCGCTCAAAATTTTGATGTGGACGTGGTGGAAAATCCCTATGCGGACATGAGGAAAATAAAAACTCCAGAGGAGATAGAGCACATAAGGGACGTGAGCAACGCCATAATCGACGCTTTTGAGTTCTTTCTGAAACTGCTTGAGAAGGAGAGAGATTCTGAAAAGCTGAGAAACAGGGTTGAAGCATACCTGTACGAAAGAGGCTATCTTGCCCAGGACACGATCATTGCTGGAAAGGCAAGCAGTGCTTACCCTCACGACATCGGGCATGGGAAAGTTGAAGGCCATGTTATCTTTGACATATTCCCCGGAAGCAAAAAAACCGGATACCATTCGGACTTTACCAGAACAGTTGTAATTGAAGAGAATCGGGAAATTGAAGACATGCTGATGGCATGCATAGAAGCGAAAAACGCAGCGATATCCATGGTGAAAGAAGGTATAAGCGGTGAGGATATTCATTTCAGGGTTTGTGATATCCTCGAATCTTACGGATACAGAACAACAAGACAGAAGGCAAGAGAGGGCTTTATACATTCCACCGGACACGGAGTGGGACTTGAGGTGCATGAAAAGCCGAGAATATTTGATGGTGGGGAAGAACTTAAAGCAGGGATGGTCATAACAGTAGAGCCAGGCCTGTATTACGAAAAAGTTGGCGGTGTGAGGGTTGAGGATGCCGTCGTTGTTAAAAAAGGCGGGTGTGAGATATTAACGAAATTCGAAGATTACGTGAGGCTGGGAAGATGA
- a CDS encoding AN1-type zinc finger domain-containing protein — MAKCHHCGKEAALPFRCKYCGNLFCEDCRLPPKHNCSGINLWFQRASPSNLKREDEYLPVRFKPSTSHKTSKDPTKKSGKSKKIKPKYKKSKRKSTKLKILLLSMLIALLGIGVYYNTSNLPIKVNDLDGILPNTTQTEVVENVKEELNKAKKSVNQTLQKVIRTPSREKITNETIHAVLEYLNKERTKRDLPAVKLISTGIAQFRAEDMIKRDYFSHYDPEGYPPFYYYTQKGGVYAMEENCGEYRIVGGFLYPNDVPDYAVKSVKSMIYDDALSDWGHRDSLLDPSNNYVDIGVAWDSNRMVLVLHMTKKYVEWTKVPKVDNMVFSASGKLNQDLKFEGVMVYYHPPPREEFNKRHSYDIGDPIAGVVPGRAYYEDVETWRPLKWTIAGQKFDISFKIRPIKGPGFYTVVIWAENKSGLKHPFDPERDNYWTVLEYTVFVQS; from the coding sequence ATGGCGAAGTGTCATCACTGCGGTAAAGAAGCTGCACTACCTTTCAGATGTAAGTACTGTGGAAACCTTTTCTGCGAGGATTGCAGGTTACCTCCAAAGCATAACTGTTCTGGTATTAATCTATGGTTTCAAAGAGCATCGCCAAGTAACCTGAAGAGGGAAGACGAATATCTCCCCGTTAGATTCAAACCCAGTACAAGTCATAAAACGAGCAAAGATCCAACCAAAAAGAGTGGTAAATCCAAAAAAATAAAGCCAAAATACAAAAAATCTAAAAGAAAGTCAACAAAATTAAAGATTTTGTTATTATCCATGCTCATTGCCTTGTTGGGAATCGGGGTTTATTATAATACCAGCAATTTGCCGATTAAGGTTAACGACTTGGATGGAATTTTGCCCAATACAACACAAACCGAGGTCGTAGAGAACGTAAAGGAAGAGTTAAATAAAGCCAAAAAAAGTGTAAATCAGACTTTGCAAAAGGTTATCAGAACACCATCAAGAGAGAAGATAACGAATGAGACAATCCATGCAGTTCTTGAATACCTTAATAAAGAGAGAACGAAAAGAGATTTACCAGCGGTTAAGCTGATAAGCACTGGAATTGCCCAATTTAGGGCAGAGGATATGATCAAGCGAGATTATTTTAGCCATTACGATCCTGAAGGATACCCTCCATTCTATTATTACACCCAGAAAGGAGGAGTTTATGCAATGGAAGAAAATTGTGGCGAATATCGAATTGTTGGAGGGTTTTTGTATCCGAATGATGTGCCCGACTACGCTGTAAAAAGCGTTAAGAGTATGATTTATGACGATGCGTTGTCCGACTGGGGACATAGAGATTCTCTCCTAGATCCCAGCAACAATTACGTCGATATCGGTGTTGCTTGGGACTCGAATAGAATGGTATTGGTTCTACACATGACAAAAAAGTATGTAGAATGGACTAAAGTCCCCAAAGTGGACAATATGGTGTTTTCAGCTTCTGGGAAGTTAAACCAGGATCTGAAGTTTGAAGGAGTCATGGTGTATTATCATCCGCCACCCAGAGAGGAATTCAATAAGAGGCACAGTTATGACATAGGAGACCCCATTGCTGGCGTAGTCCCGGGACGAGCCTATTACGAAGATGTTGAGACGTGGAGACCTTTAAAATGGACCATAGCTGGTCAAAAGTTTGATATCTCCTTTAAAATAAGACCAATTAAAGGCCCCGGTTTCTATACAGTAGTGATATGGGCAGAGAATAAAAGTGGACTTAAGCATCCTTTCGACCCTGAGCGCGATAATTACTGGACAGTTCTTGAATATACTGTCTTTGTTCAGTCCTAA
- the trkA gene encoding Trk system potassium transporter TrkA, producing the protein MRIVIAGAGEVGYNIAKELAEDYDVTVIESDLSKAQEVDKLNVEVVMGNAANVAVLKRASIESADLFLAVTGNDEINLLSALAAKKLGVKTVIVRVDKPEYADKPVIRNHPVGYDVLVCPNLVLASYLARLVTIPGSVEFAELEDAILVEMAVKENSLLAGKTIADAGFPKNVIVAAIHRKGKILLPRGNTEILPGDILAVFGKKEEIQVLRGVIGEPVVRNVFIVGAGEIGVYTAKILEKSNLNIKMIDLDESIAERAKKELKRTKVIVGNATDIDLLMEEEIDRADIAIVATESDEKNLLIALLAKSLGAKKAFVKVDKKEYIPLFEKVGVDAAVSPRRATYLEVMKLLRLMDIRAIGEVKEGVVVLEIESGIGGKKVSEIKLPESTIIVAIRRGGEIEIAKGDTEISKGDLVYIITTWENVEKVKKRLVA; encoded by the coding sequence ATGAGGATAGTGATAGCTGGAGCCGGCGAGGTTGGATACAACATCGCAAAAGAGCTTGCTGAAGATTACGATGTCACGGTAATCGAGAGTGATCTATCAAAAGCCCAGGAAGTTGATAAGCTGAATGTGGAGGTTGTGATGGGAAATGCAGCAAACGTTGCTGTTCTCAAAAGAGCAAGTATTGAATCTGCAGATCTGTTTCTTGCAGTTACTGGCAACGACGAGATTAACCTGCTCTCAGCTCTGGCTGCAAAAAAGCTGGGAGTTAAAACCGTCATAGTAAGGGTAGACAAGCCGGAATACGCAGACAAACCGGTGATACGGAATCATCCTGTGGGATACGATGTCCTCGTATGTCCAAACCTCGTTCTTGCCAGTTATCTTGCAAGGCTGGTAACGATTCCCGGCTCTGTGGAATTTGCAGAGCTTGAGGATGCGATACTTGTGGAGATGGCGGTGAAGGAAAATTCGCTCCTCGCAGGAAAAACGATTGCCGATGCAGGATTCCCGAAAAACGTTATTGTTGCTGCCATACACAGAAAAGGCAAAATCCTGCTCCCGAGAGGAAATACAGAAATACTGCCCGGAGACATACTGGCAGTATTTGGAAAAAAAGAGGAAATTCAGGTTCTGAGGGGAGTGATAGGCGAGCCAGTTGTGAGAAACGTTTTCATTGTTGGTGCAGGCGAAATCGGTGTTTATACTGCAAAAATACTCGAAAAATCAAATCTGAACATCAAGATGATAGATCTGGATGAGAGCATCGCTGAAAGGGCAAAAAAGGAATTGAAGAGGACAAAGGTCATTGTTGGTAACGCGACCGACATAGACCTGCTAATGGAGGAGGAAATCGACAGGGCAGATATTGCAATCGTTGCCACCGAAAGCGATGAGAAAAATCTGCTCATCGCACTGCTTGCCAAAAGTCTTGGGGCAAAAAAGGCGTTTGTCAAGGTAGATAAAAAGGAGTACATACCTCTGTTTGAGAAGGTGGGTGTTGACGCTGCTGTCTCGCCAAGAAGAGCAACATACCTCGAAGTTATGAAACTCCTCAGGCTAATGGACATAAGGGCGATTGGAGAGGTGAAGGAGGGCGTCGTGGTTCTTGAGATCGAGAGCGGGATTGGAGGAAAAAAAGTCTCGGAGATAAAGCTCCCCGAAAGCACAATAATTGTCGCAATCAGAAGGGGAGGTGAGATCGAGATCGCCAAAGGAGATACCGAGATAAGCAAGGGAGATTTAGTATACATCATAACCACGTGGGAGAATGTAGAAAAGGTGAAAAAAAGGCTGGTGGCATGA